In one Haloplanus salinus genomic region, the following are encoded:
- the larC gene encoding nickel pincer cofactor biosynthesis protein LarC, producing the protein MKTLAFDGCMGASGDMVCAALVAAGADPAVLSPVEDALDVRYAVGSTIKVGIAATTVDVVLNEGDEDHSHSHDHDHTHAEGHGPNRTYAEVVALVEGLDLPAEVERDALAVFRHLGEAEAAVHGTDLDDTHFHEVGADDAIADVVGACLLLADLDVERVVTTPVSAGGGTVTMSHGTYPVPAPAVAEIAADADWSLRGGPVDRELLTPTGAALLAELADGVERLPALDVDAVGYGAGDANLPDRPNALHALVGDGGGGLRREAISVLETTVDDVTPEVLGSLQETLAAVGARDVSIVPTTMKKSRPGHLVKVVVDPADAGAVARRLAEETGTLGVREGSARHRWVADRAFETATLTVEGETYDVAVKVGSDADGTVFDVSAEYDDALAVANETDLPVREVLRRAEAAVADGSE; encoded by the coding sequence ATGAAGACGCTCGCGTTCGACGGTTGCATGGGAGCGAGCGGCGACATGGTGTGTGCGGCGCTCGTCGCCGCCGGCGCCGACCCCGCCGTCCTCTCCCCCGTCGAGGACGCCCTCGACGTGCGCTACGCCGTCGGCTCGACGATCAAAGTCGGCATCGCGGCGACGACCGTCGACGTGGTGCTGAACGAGGGGGACGAGGACCACTCGCACAGTCACGATCACGACCACACTCACGCCGAGGGCCACGGTCCCAACCGAACCTACGCCGAGGTCGTCGCCCTCGTCGAGGGTCTCGACCTCCCCGCCGAGGTCGAACGCGACGCCCTCGCCGTCTTCCGCCACCTCGGGGAGGCGGAGGCGGCGGTCCACGGCACCGACCTCGACGACACGCACTTCCACGAGGTGGGCGCCGACGACGCCATCGCGGACGTGGTCGGGGCCTGCCTCCTCCTCGCGGATCTCGACGTGGAGCGCGTCGTGACGACGCCGGTGTCGGCCGGCGGCGGCACGGTCACGATGAGCCACGGCACCTACCCTGTCCCCGCGCCCGCAGTCGCCGAAATCGCGGCCGACGCCGACTGGTCGCTCCGTGGCGGCCCGGTCGACCGCGAACTCCTGACGCCGACGGGGGCGGCCCTCCTCGCCGAACTCGCCGACGGCGTCGAACGGCTCCCCGCCCTCGACGTCGACGCCGTCGGCTACGGCGCCGGCGACGCCAACCTTCCCGACCGCCCGAACGCCCTTCATGCCCTCGTCGGCGACGGTGGCGGCGGCCTGCGACGCGAGGCCATCTCCGTCCTGGAGACGACCGTCGACGACGTGACCCCCGAGGTGCTGGGGAGCTTACAGGAGACGCTCGCGGCGGTGGGCGCCCGTGACGTGTCCATCGTGCCGACGACGATGAAGAAGTCGCGGCCGGGTCACCTCGTGAAGGTGGTCGTCGACCCCGCGGACGCGGGCGCCGTCGCCCGCCGCCTCGCCGAGGAGACGGGGACGCTCGGCGTACGCGAGGGGAGTGCCCGCCACCGCTGGGTCGCGGACCGGGCGTTCGAGACGGCGACGCTGACGGTCGAGGGTGAGACGTACGACGTGGCAGTCAAGGTTGGCAGCGACGCCGACGGCACCGTCTTCGACGTGAGCGCGGAGTACGACGACGCGCTGGCGGTCGCCAACGAGACCGACCTCCCGGTGCGCGAGGTGTTGCGGCGGGCGGAGGCGGCCGTTGCCGACGGCTCGGAGTGA
- the radB gene encoding DNA repair and recombination protein RadB, giving the protein MSEPEPVPTGCPPLDDLLGGGFERGTVTQVYGPPAAGKTNLALSAAVQVAAGGGTAVYVDTEGLSVDRFRQLAAAEERRPTADDADDLEAITSRIVVSEAHDFAEQEEAVRDAADFAPRAELIVLDSATGFYRLERHDDDEGETLRRVGRQVTHLLSLARKHDLAAVVTNQVFTDPDGDRSRALGGHTLDHWTGTVLRLDRFRGGNRRATLEKHRSKAAGETATFSITGEGLAAGEKTL; this is encoded by the coding sequence GTGTCCGAGCCAGAGCCAGTGCCCACCGGCTGTCCCCCGCTCGACGACCTGCTCGGCGGCGGCTTCGAGCGCGGCACCGTCACGCAGGTGTACGGCCCGCCCGCCGCCGGGAAGACGAACCTCGCGCTCTCGGCGGCGGTACAGGTCGCCGCCGGCGGGGGGACGGCGGTGTACGTCGATACGGAAGGGCTCTCGGTCGACCGGTTCCGCCAACTCGCGGCGGCCGAGGAGCGGCGGCCGACGGCCGACGACGCGGACGACCTGGAGGCGATCACCTCCCGTATCGTCGTCAGCGAGGCTCACGACTTCGCCGAACAGGAGGAGGCGGTTCGCGACGCCGCCGACTTCGCACCGCGGGCGGAGCTGATCGTCCTCGACAGCGCGACGGGCTTCTACCGCCTCGAACGTCACGACGACGACGAGGGCGAGACGCTCCGTCGGGTCGGCCGACAGGTGACGCATCTCCTCTCGCTCGCCCGGAAACACGACCTCGCGGCGGTGGTGACGAATCAGGTGTTCACCGATCCCGACGGCGACCGGTCGCGGGCGCTCGGGGGCCACACCCTGGATCACTGGACCGGGACGGTCCTGCGGTTGGACCGGTTCCGTGGTGGCAATCGGCGGGCGACGCTGGAGAAACATCGGTCGAAAGCAGCCGGCGAGACGGCGACGTTCAGTATCACCGGCGAGGGGCTGGCCGCGGGCGAGAAGACGCTATAG
- a CDS encoding CBS domain-containing protein, which translates to MDIAEIATSEYIEVDADERLGKVRSIFDRENPKGLIVTRDGEYAGVVGERDLVRSRIEDGTKAGVLMKSAPRVDRTEDVREVARVLVEGNTKVAPVYEGERLWGIITADAILEAVLDSLDALTVEQIETADVVTIREKAHVGQAINRLREHGISRLPVVDEDDTLVGVLTTHDIVEFVVRDADRQGRGDRRGDIDRMLDLPVYDLMTSPVLTTDDDATVEEAVRQMLDNDVSGLVVTDEGDEDRVGGVLTKTDVLRALTFTEEGQMDVQITNVALLDTISREEIVRGITEVADKYQEMQVHHAHVRFHEHKEKLRGTPLIQCQIRLRTNRGQVAGSGEGYGADHAFNIAADTLERNVLELKGLIADEQYRGQLLRKLGEL; encoded by the coding sequence ATGGATATCGCCGAGATTGCGACCTCCGAGTACATCGAAGTCGACGCGGACGAGCGGCTGGGGAAGGTCCGCTCTATTTTCGACCGCGAGAACCCCAAGGGCCTCATCGTTACGCGCGACGGGGAGTACGCCGGCGTTGTCGGTGAGCGCGACCTGGTTCGCTCGCGGATCGAAGACGGCACGAAAGCCGGCGTGCTGATGAAGTCCGCGCCGCGCGTCGACCGCACGGAGGACGTTCGCGAGGTGGCCCGCGTCCTCGTCGAGGGGAACACCAAGGTCGCACCCGTCTACGAGGGTGAGCGACTCTGGGGGATCATCACGGCCGACGCCATCTTGGAGGCCGTCCTCGACAGCCTCGACGCGCTGACCGTCGAACAGATCGAGACGGCGGACGTGGTAACTATCCGCGAGAAGGCCCACGTCGGACAGGCGATCAACCGGCTGCGCGAACACGGCATCTCCCGACTTCCCGTCGTCGACGAGGACGACACGCTCGTCGGCGTCCTCACGACCCACGACATCGTCGAGTTCGTCGTCCGCGACGCCGACCGGCAGGGTCGGGGCGACCGCCGCGGCGACATCGATCGGATGCTCGATCTCCCCGTCTACGATCTGATGACCAGTCCAGTGCTGACGACTGACGACGACGCGACCGTCGAGGAGGCGGTCCGGCAGATGCTCGACAACGATGTCTCGGGGCTCGTCGTCACGGACGAGGGGGACGAGGACCGGGTCGGGGGCGTTCTCACCAAGACCGACGTGCTCCGTGCCCTCACCTTCACCGAGGAGGGGCAGATGGACGTCCAGATCACCAACGTCGCCCTGCTGGACACCATCAGCCGGGAGGAGATCGTCCGAGGCATCACCGAGGTGGCCGACAAGTACCAGGAGATGCAGGTCCACCACGCCCACGTCCGCTTTCACGAACACAAGGAGAAGCTCCGTGGCACCCCGCTGATCCAGTGTCAGATCCGCCTGCGGACGAACCGCGGCCAAGTCGCCGGCTCCGGCGAGGGCTACGGCGCCGACCACGCGTTCAACATCGCCGCCGACACGCTCGAACGCAACGTTCTCGAACTGAAGGGGCTCATCGCCGACGAGCAGTACCGGGGCCAGCTCCTGCGGAAGCTCGGCGAGCTATAG